A single region of the Chryseobacterium sp. 6424 genome encodes:
- a CDS encoding TCR/Tet family MFS transporter encodes MKKKQKSAAIGFIFITLLIDITGWGIVIPVVPKLIQELINNPDLSVASQYGGWLSFAYAGMQFIFASVLGGLSDKYGRRPVILFSLLGFSINFMIQALAPTIFWLFVGRLFSGVTGASITTASAYIADISTDEDRAKNFGMIGAAFGLGFIIGPVIGGVLGQYGARIPFYAASVLCLVNFLYGWFILPESLEKENRRPFNWRRANPVGSLLQLRKYPQILGLIAALIFVYIAGHAVQTNWTFYTMYKFNWTETLVGISLGISGFMAALVQGYLIRYIQPKIGNEKSIFYGLTLYALGMLLFAFATQSWMMFAFLIPYGLGGIAGPALQSVISVEVPRNEQGELQGALASLVSLTAIIGPPLMTNTFYYFTHDSAPFIFPGAPFFLGFVLMSASAVIVYYVFRNKRTH; translated from the coding sequence ATGAAAAAGAAACAGAAATCAGCTGCCATTGGCTTCATATTCATCACCCTGCTAATTGATATTACGGGGTGGGGCATTGTCATACCTGTCGTCCCAAAGCTGATCCAGGAGCTAATAAACAACCCCGATCTTAGTGTAGCCTCACAATATGGTGGCTGGCTGAGTTTTGCGTACGCCGGCATGCAGTTCATCTTTGCCTCGGTTTTAGGTGGATTGAGTGACAAATATGGGCGCCGACCGGTTATTTTATTTTCATTGCTCGGCTTTTCAATTAATTTCATGATACAGGCATTGGCTCCGACAATCTTTTGGTTATTTGTCGGCAGGCTGTTCTCCGGCGTCACCGGTGCCAGCATTACTACGGCAAGTGCCTACATTGCCGATATTTCCACTGATGAAGACCGTGCGAAGAATTTTGGGATGATAGGCGCCGCTTTTGGTCTGGGCTTTATCATTGGGCCGGTGATTGGCGGTGTGCTGGGGCAGTACGGTGCCCGTATCCCTTTTTATGCGGCTTCTGTACTATGTCTTGTGAATTTCCTTTACGGTTGGTTTATACTCCCCGAAAGTTTAGAGAAGGAAAACCGGCGACCATTCAACTGGAGACGTGCAAACCCAGTCGGCTCGCTGTTACAACTGCGAAAATATCCACAGATTTTAGGTCTTATCGCTGCGCTTATTTTCGTATATATCGCAGGACATGCGGTGCAAACCAACTGGACTTTCTATACAATGTACAAATTTAACTGGACAGAAACCTTGGTAGGCATCTCCCTTGGGATCTCAGGGTTTATGGCTGCCTTGGTTCAGGGATATCTAATCCGATACATACAACCCAAAATTGGGAACGAAAAAAGTATTTTCTACGGACTTACTTTATATGCTCTCGGGATGCTATTGTTTGCATTTGCCACACAAAGCTGGATGATGTTTGCGTTTCTTATCCCATATGGTCTTGGCGGGATCGCCGGCCCAGCTTTACAGTCGGTAATTTCGGTGGAAGTCCCACGGAATGAGCAGGGCGAACTACAGGGCGCGCTGGCGAGTTTGGTAAGCCTTACCGCCATTATTGGTCCGCCTTTAATGACGAACACTTTTTATTACTTTACGCACGATTCGGCACCGTTTATATTTCCGGGGGCACCGTTTTTCCTTGGGTTTGTTCTGATGTCGGCCAGTGCGGTCATTGTGTATTACGTTTTCCGAAACAAGCGTACGCATTAA